The following are from one region of the Streptomyces decoyicus genome:
- a CDS encoding MoaD/ThiS family protein, which yields MAIEVRIPTILRTYTDGQKAVEGSGETLADLFTDLDSRHTGIRERIVDGEQLRRFVNVYLNDEDVRFLEGISTKLADGDNVTILPAVAGGMV from the coding sequence GAATCCCCACCATCCTGCGCACCTACACCGACGGTCAGAAGGCCGTCGAGGGCAGCGGAGAGACCCTCGCCGACCTCTTCACCGACCTGGACAGCCGGCACACCGGCATCCGTGAGCGCATTGTCGACGGCGAGCAGCTGCGCCGCTTCGTGAACGTCTACCTCAACGACGAGGACGTCCGCTTCCTGGAAGGCATCTCCACCAAGCTCGCCGACGGCGACAACGTGACGATCCTCCCGGCAGTGGCCGGCGGAATGGTGTGA